A single region of the Streptomyces sp. NBC_01262 genome encodes:
- the mctP gene encoding monocarboxylate uptake permease MctP codes for MKDGVNGVALAVFIIFFLAVTVMGFYAARWRKADNALHLDEWGLGGRSFGSWVTWFLLGGDLYTAYTFVAVPAAVYAAGAAGFFAVPYTILVYPLIFTFLPRLWSVSHKHGYVTTSDFVRGRFGSKSLSLAVAITGILATMPYIALQLVGIQAVLDVMGVGGGASGNWFVKDLPLLIAFGVLAAYTYSSGLRAPALIAFVKDTLIYIVIAVAIIYIPYKLGGFDDIFAKAGDAYAQVNPATGKPRGALAPGEGAQWAYGTLAMGSALALFMYPHSVTAVLSGRSRNVIRRNTTVLPLYSLMLGLLAMLGFMALASGVGKGVTGFNGQLAIPQLFENMFPSWFAGVAFAAIGIGALVPAAIMSIAAANLFTRNIYKDFIKPDATPEQETKVSKGVSLLVKVGALVFVLTMDKTVAINFQLLGGIWILQTFPALVGGLFTRWFHRWALLAGWAVGMAYGTWTAYGVASPAQKHFGGSSDTIPVIGQIGYIGLTAFLLNAAVAVALTFALRALKAPEGLDETAPADYTADADDADDVGDTDVKPADPVPVA; via the coding sequence ATGAAGGACGGCGTGAACGGCGTCGCGCTCGCCGTCTTCATCATCTTCTTCCTGGCCGTCACGGTGATGGGCTTCTACGCCGCCCGCTGGCGCAAGGCCGACAACGCCCTCCACCTGGACGAGTGGGGTCTGGGCGGCCGCTCCTTCGGCTCCTGGGTCACCTGGTTCCTGCTCGGTGGCGACCTCTACACCGCGTACACCTTCGTCGCCGTCCCGGCCGCCGTCTACGCGGCGGGCGCCGCGGGCTTCTTCGCCGTCCCGTACACGATCCTCGTCTACCCGCTGATCTTCACCTTCCTGCCCCGGCTGTGGTCCGTCTCCCACAAGCACGGCTACGTCACCACCTCCGACTTCGTGCGCGGCCGCTTCGGCTCCAAGAGCCTGTCGCTGGCGGTCGCGATCACCGGCATCCTCGCCACGATGCCCTACATCGCCCTCCAGCTGGTCGGCATCCAGGCCGTCCTCGACGTGATGGGCGTCGGCGGCGGGGCGTCGGGCAACTGGTTCGTCAAGGACCTCCCGCTGCTCATCGCCTTCGGCGTCCTGGCGGCGTACACGTACTCCTCCGGGCTGCGGGCGCCCGCCCTGATCGCCTTCGTCAAGGACACCCTGATCTACATCGTCATCGCGGTGGCGATCATCTACATCCCGTACAAGCTCGGTGGCTTCGACGACATCTTCGCCAAGGCGGGTGACGCGTACGCCCAGGTCAACCCCGCCACCGGCAAGCCGCGCGGCGCCCTGGCGCCCGGCGAGGGCGCCCAGTGGGCGTACGGGACGCTGGCGATGGGCTCGGCCCTGGCCCTGTTCATGTACCCGCACTCGGTGACGGCCGTGCTGTCCGGCAGGAGCCGCAACGTGATCCGCCGCAACACGACCGTGCTGCCGCTGTACTCGCTGATGCTCGGGCTGCTGGCGATGCTCGGGTTCATGGCCCTGGCGAGCGGCGTCGGGAAGGGCGTCACCGGCTTCAACGGCCAGCTCGCGATCCCGCAGCTCTTCGAGAACATGTTCCCGTCGTGGTTCGCGGGGGTCGCCTTCGCCGCGATCGGCATCGGCGCGCTGGTCCCGGCCGCGATCATGTCCATCGCCGCCGCCAATCTCTTCACCCGCAACATCTACAAGGACTTCATCAAGCCCGACGCCACGCCCGAGCAGGAGACCAAGGTCAGCAAGGGTGTCTCCCTGCTGGTCAAGGTCGGCGCCCTCGTCTTCGTCCTCACGATGGACAAGACGGTCGCCATCAACTTCCAGCTCCTCGGCGGCATCTGGATCCTCCAGACCTTCCCCGCCCTCGTCGGCGGCCTCTTCACCCGCTGGTTCCACCGCTGGGCCCTGCTGGCCGGCTGGGCCGTCGGCATGGCCTACGGCACCTGGACCGCGTACGGCGTCGCCAGTCCCGCCCAGAAGCACTTCGGCGGCTCCTCCGACACGATTCCCGTGATCGGCCAGATCGGCTACATCGGCTTGACGGCCTTCCTGCTGAACGCGGCCGTGGCGGTGGCCCTCACCTTCGCCCTGCGGGCCCTCAAGGCGCCGGAGGGCCTGGACGAGACGGCTCCGGCCGACTACACGGCGGACGCGGACGATGCCGACGACGTGGGCGACACCGACGTCAAGCCGGCCGACCCGGTCCCGGTGGCCTGA
- a CDS encoding helix-turn-helix domain-containing protein codes for MLKNVAVVLLDGVHPFEFGVVCEVFGVDRSEQGLPVYDFAVVAAERSPVQVYGGFTIDTPYRLDRLAEADLIAIPAGCNLPEQETYPADLLLALRDAVERGARVLSVCSGAFVLGAAGLLDGRACTTHWRHTDALARRFPLARIEPDVLYVDEDPVITSAGTAAGIDACLHLVRKEQGSAVASAIARRMVVPPHREGGQAQYVDRPVPSRTQCDTVGEVLGWMERHLDREVTVEELAERAHMSPRTFARKFQQETGTTPYRWLLGQRVLLARELLEGTDDTVDAIAARAGFGNAATLRHHFGRWVGTTPQAYRRTFRVPAG; via the coding sequence ATGCTGAAAAACGTCGCTGTCGTGCTCCTGGACGGGGTCCATCCCTTCGAGTTCGGCGTGGTCTGCGAGGTCTTCGGGGTCGACCGGAGCGAACAGGGCCTGCCGGTGTACGACTTCGCCGTGGTCGCCGCCGAGCGGTCGCCGGTCCAGGTGTACGGCGGCTTCACCATCGACACCCCGTACCGGCTGGACCGGCTCGCCGAAGCCGATCTCATCGCCATTCCCGCCGGCTGCAACCTGCCGGAGCAGGAGACGTATCCGGCTGATCTGCTGCTCGCCCTGCGCGACGCGGTCGAGCGCGGCGCGCGGGTGCTCAGCGTCTGCTCCGGGGCCTTCGTGCTCGGCGCCGCCGGACTGCTCGACGGGCGCGCGTGCACGACCCACTGGCGGCACACGGACGCGCTCGCGCGGCGCTTCCCGCTCGCGCGGATCGAGCCCGACGTGCTGTACGTGGACGAGGATCCGGTGATCACCTCGGCCGGGACCGCCGCCGGTATCGACGCCTGTCTGCACCTGGTGCGCAAGGAGCAGGGCAGCGCCGTCGCCAGCGCGATCGCGCGGCGGATGGTCGTGCCGCCGCACCGGGAGGGCGGCCAGGCGCAGTACGTCGACCGGCCGGTGCCCAGCCGCACGCAGTGCGACACGGTGGGCGAGGTCCTCGGGTGGATGGAGCGGCACCTCGACCGTGAGGTGACGGTGGAGGAGTTGGCGGAGCGCGCCCACATGTCGCCGCGCACCTTCGCGCGCAAGTTCCAGCAGGAGACCGGGACCACGCCGTACCGCTGGCTGCTCGGGCAGCGGGTGCTGCTCGCCCGGGAGTTGCTGGAGGGGACGGACGACACGGTCGACGCGATCGCCGCGCGCGCGGGGTTCGGCAACGCGGCGACCCTGCGGCATCACTTCGGACGGTGGGTGGGCACGACCCCGCAGGCGTACCGGCGCACCTTCCGGGTCCCGGCGGGTTAG
- a CDS encoding GNAT family N-acetyltransferase produces MDITIRHARPEELAAVGELTARAYAAVLPEGDSYLEVLRDARHRAEHTELLVAVDTADGGGDVLGSVAFVPHGSPYTEVARDGEGEFRMLAVDPAHQGRGAADALVRACVNRARELGMSRIVISTGPRMHTAHRLYERLGFSRLPERDWTPVPGITLRCYSLELVTDL; encoded by the coding sequence ATGGACATCACCATCCGCCACGCACGGCCCGAGGAACTCGCGGCCGTCGGAGAGCTCACCGCACGGGCGTACGCGGCCGTGCTTCCCGAGGGCGACAGCTACCTGGAGGTACTGCGCGACGCCCGGCACCGCGCCGAGCACACCGAACTGCTGGTCGCCGTGGACACGGCGGACGGCGGGGGCGATGTGCTCGGCAGTGTCGCGTTCGTGCCCCACGGCTCGCCCTATACGGAGGTCGCCCGGGACGGCGAGGGCGAGTTCCGGATGCTGGCCGTGGACCCGGCGCACCAGGGCCGGGGCGCGGCCGACGCGCTGGTGCGGGCATGCGTGAACCGGGCCCGGGAGCTCGGTATGTCCCGGATCGTCATATCGACCGGCCCGCGCATGCACACCGCCCACCGGCTCTACGAACGCCTCGGCTTCAGCCGCCTGCCCGAGCGGGACTGGACCCCGGTGCCGGGTATCACGCTGCGCTGCTATTCCCTGGAGCTGGTCACGGATCTGTGA
- a CDS encoding ribonucleoside-diphosphate reductase subunit alpha has translation MTIAPAAPPASAEAPSVGTAAAGTASVGTDLLRILTELTADLPDADPGRVAAAVLRGRSAGADEAELRMLAIESAAGLISEDPQYSRLAARLLTRAIADEAAGQGVTSFTTSIAVGHREGLIADGTAEFVHAHAARLNALIDPTADDLFGYFGLRTLHSRYLLRHPITRQVIETPQHFLLRVASGLAEDHSARAADEVAALYALMSRLDYLPSSPTLFNSGTRHPQMSSCYLLDSPLDELDSIYDRYHQVARLSKHAGGIGLSYSRIRSRGSLIRGTNGHSNGIVPFLKTLDASVAAVNQGGRRKGAAAVYLETWHSDIEEFLELRDNTGEDARRTHNLNLAHWIPDEFMRRVDTDGQWSLFSPSDVPELVDLWGEEFDAAYRKAEAAGLAQKTMPARDLYGRMMRTLAQTGQGWMTFKDASNRTANQTAEPGHTVHSSNLCTEILEVTDDGETAVCNLGSVNLGAFVVDGDIDWERLDATVRTAVTFLDRVVDINFYPTEQAGRSNSRWRPVGLGAMGLQDVFFKLRLPFDSAEAKALSTKLAERIMLTAYEASADLAERNGPLPAWEKTRTAQGVLHPDHFGVTASWPERWDALRARIAKTGMRNSLLLAIAPTATIASIAGVYECIEPQVSNLFKRETLSGEFLQVNSYLVDDLKRLGVWDTQTREALREANGSVEAFSWIPAEVRALYRTAWELPQRALIDMAAARTPYLDQSQSLNLFLASPTIGKLSSMYAYAWKQGLKTTYYLRSRPATRIAQSARAAAPIPVQQAAPDADAIACSLENPESCEACQ, from the coding sequence GTGACCATCGCGCCCGCCGCACCGCCTGCCTCAGCAGAAGCCCCTTCCGTGGGAACCGCCGCTGCGGGAACCGCTTCTGTGGGAACCGACCTGCTGCGCATCCTGACGGAGCTCACCGCCGACCTCCCCGACGCCGACCCCGGCCGGGTCGCCGCCGCCGTGCTGCGTGGTCGCAGCGCCGGAGCCGACGAAGCCGAGCTGCGCATGCTGGCCATCGAGTCTGCCGCCGGTCTCATCTCCGAGGACCCGCAGTACTCCCGGCTCGCCGCGCGCCTGCTCACCCGCGCCATCGCCGACGAGGCGGCCGGACAGGGCGTCACCTCCTTCACCACCTCCATCGCGGTCGGCCACCGCGAGGGTCTGATCGCCGACGGCACCGCCGAATTCGTGCATGCGCACGCCGCCCGCCTGAACGCGCTGATCGACCCGACCGCCGACGACCTGTTCGGCTATTTCGGCCTGCGCACGCTGCACAGCCGCTACCTGCTGCGCCACCCCATCACCCGCCAGGTCATCGAGACCCCGCAGCACTTCCTCCTGCGGGTCGCCTCCGGCCTCGCCGAGGACCACAGCGCCCGCGCCGCCGACGAAGTAGCCGCGCTCTACGCCCTGATGAGCCGCCTGGACTACCTCCCCAGTTCACCGACGCTCTTCAACTCCGGCACCCGGCACCCCCAGATGTCGTCCTGCTACCTCCTGGACTCCCCCCTCGACGAGCTGGACTCCATCTACGACCGCTACCACCAGGTCGCCCGCCTGTCCAAGCACGCCGGCGGCATCGGCCTGTCGTACAGCCGCATCCGCTCCCGCGGCTCCCTCATCCGGGGCACCAACGGCCACTCCAACGGCATCGTCCCGTTCCTGAAGACCCTGGACGCCTCGGTCGCCGCCGTGAACCAGGGCGGCCGGCGCAAGGGCGCCGCCGCGGTCTACCTGGAGACCTGGCACTCCGACATCGAGGAGTTCCTGGAGCTGCGCGACAACACCGGTGAGGACGCCCGGCGTACGCACAACCTCAACCTCGCGCACTGGATCCCCGACGAGTTCATGCGCCGGGTCGACACCGACGGCCAGTGGTCGCTGTTCTCCCCCTCCGACGTCCCCGAGCTGGTCGACCTGTGGGGCGAGGAGTTCGACGCGGCGTACCGCAAGGCCGAGGCGGCCGGCCTCGCCCAGAAGACCATGCCCGCCCGGGACCTGTACGGCCGCATGATGCGCACCCTCGCGCAGACCGGCCAGGGCTGGATGACCTTCAAGGACGCCTCCAACCGCACCGCCAACCAGACCGCCGAGCCGGGCCACACGGTCCACTCCTCCAACCTGTGCACCGAGATCCTGGAGGTGACGGACGACGGGGAGACCGCAGTCTGCAACCTCGGCTCGGTCAACCTGGGCGCCTTCGTGGTGGATGGCGACATCGACTGGGAGCGCCTGGACGCCACCGTCCGCACCGCCGTGACCTTCCTCGACCGGGTCGTCGACATCAACTTCTACCCGACCGAGCAGGCCGGGCGCTCCAACTCCCGCTGGCGCCCCGTCGGCCTGGGCGCGATGGGCCTGCAGGACGTCTTCTTCAAGCTCCGGCTGCCCTTCGACTCCGCCGAGGCCAAGGCCCTGTCCACCAAGCTCGCCGAGCGCATCATGCTCACCGCCTACGAGGCCTCGGCGGACCTCGCCGAGCGCAACGGCCCCCTGCCCGCCTGGGAGAAGACCCGCACGGCGCAGGGTGTCCTACACCCCGACCACTTCGGCGTGACCGCGAGCTGGCCCGAGCGCTGGGACGCCCTGCGCGCGCGCATCGCGAAAACCGGCATGCGCAACTCGCTTCTGCTGGCGATCGCGCCCACCGCCACCATCGCCTCGATCGCCGGTGTCTACGAGTGCATCGAGCCGCAGGTCTCCAACCTCTTCAAGCGCGAGACGCTCTCCGGTGAGTTCCTCCAGGTCAACTCCTACCTCGTGGACGACCTCAAGAGGCTCGGCGTGTGGGACACCCAGACCCGCGAGGCGCTGCGCGAGGCCAACGGCTCCGTCGAGGCCTTCTCCTGGATCCCCGCCGAGGTCCGCGCCCTGTACCGCACCGCCTGGGAGCTCCCCCAGCGCGCCCTGATCGACATGGCCGCCGCCCGCACCCCGTACCTGGACCAGAGCCAGTCCCTGAACCTCTTCCTGGCCTCACCCACCATCGGCAAGCTCAGCTCGATGTACGCGTACGCCTGGAAGCAGGGTCTGAAGACCACGTACTACCTGCGTTCCCGCCCGGCCACCCGCATCGCGCAGTCCGCGCGGGCGGCGGCCCCCATCCCCGTACAACAGGCGGCCCCCGACGCCGACGCGATCGCCTGCTCCCTGGAAAACCCCGAGTCCTGCGAGGCCTGCCAGTAA
- a CDS encoding ribonucleotide-diphosphate reductase subunit beta, producing MSSTTTEKHLLDPGFELTLRPMRYPDFYERYRDAIKNTWTVEEVDLHSDVADLAKLSAGEQHMIGRLVAFFATGDSIVANNLVLTLYKHINSPEARLYLSRQLFEEAVHVQFYLTLLDTYLPDPEERAAAFDAVESIPSIREKAQFCFKWINEVEKLDSLQTKADRRRFLLNLICFAACIEGLFFYGAFAYVYWFRSRGLLHGLATGTNWVFRDESMHMDFAFHVVDTVRREEPDLFDDDMAKEVTGMLEEAVEAELQFARDLCGEGLPGMNTESMREYLQCVADQRLVRLGLPARYGSENPFSFMELQNVQELTNFFERRASAYQVAVEGSVSFDDDF from the coding sequence ATGAGCTCCACCACCACCGAGAAGCACCTCCTCGACCCGGGCTTCGAGCTGACCCTGCGTCCGATGCGCTACCCGGACTTCTACGAGCGCTACCGCGACGCCATCAAGAACACCTGGACCGTGGAGGAGGTCGACCTCCACTCTGACGTCGCCGACCTCGCCAAGCTCTCCGCCGGGGAGCAGCACATGATCGGCCGCCTCGTCGCCTTCTTCGCGACCGGCGACTCGATCGTGGCCAACAACCTGGTCCTGACCCTCTACAAGCACATCAACTCCCCCGAGGCGCGGCTGTACCTGTCGCGCCAGCTCTTCGAGGAGGCCGTGCACGTCCAGTTCTATCTGACCCTCCTGGACACCTACCTGCCCGATCCGGAGGAGCGCGCCGCCGCCTTCGACGCGGTGGAGAGCATCCCCTCCATCCGCGAGAAGGCCCAGTTCTGCTTCAAGTGGATCAACGAGGTCGAGAAGCTGGACTCGCTCCAGACCAAGGCCGACCGCCGCCGCTTCCTGCTCAACCTGATCTGCTTCGCGGCCTGCATCGAGGGCCTGTTCTTCTACGGCGCCTTCGCGTACGTGTACTGGTTCCGCTCCCGCGGCCTGCTGCACGGCCTGGCCACCGGCACCAACTGGGTCTTCCGCGACGAGTCCATGCACATGGACTTCGCCTTCCATGTCGTCGACACCGTCCGCCGGGAGGAGCCCGACCTCTTCGACGACGACATGGCCAAGGAGGTCACCGGCATGCTGGAGGAGGCCGTAGAGGCCGAGCTCCAGTTCGCCCGCGACCTGTGCGGCGAGGGCCTGCCCGGCATGAACACCGAGTCGATGCGCGAGTATCTCCAGTGCGTCGCCGACCAGCGCCTCGTACGCCTCGGGCTGCCCGCCCGCTACGGCTCGGAGAACCCTTTCTCCTTCATGGAGCTCCAGAACGTCCAGGAGCTGACCAACTTCTTCGAGCGCCGCGC